Part of the Liberibacter crescens BT-1 genome is shown below.
TTATTGCTTCTTCAAGACGAACAACTTCTTCACGTTTTAACTCCGAACGATGCTTGATTGAATAGGTTATAAAAGCAGTTGCTATCATGACGCTTATGATCAAGAAATCAGAAGTTTTTAACATATCAACCTCCAAGATAAGAAAGATTAGGAAGATCAGGAAGTTTTAAAAAAGAAAGATCAGCAGACATGGATGGAGCAGAAGTACGAATACCAGCACGTAATTTAGCAGAACGCGCTCTTATGTTTAGATCAATATCTTTTTGACAAGCCATCAGGGCTCCTTTTGTAAAAGGCTTGAATGTAGCTGAACGTAAAGGAGGAACTGGCATATGCCGAGAAACAGAAACTTTTCCGGAGCGATCGGCAAAAAAACCCTTAACAATCCGATCCTCTAGAGAATGAAAACTGACAACCAAAAGGATACCCCCTGGCTTGAGAACATGCTCAGAAGCAAACAATGCCTTGGCAAGTTCTAAAAGTTCATTATTGACAAATATTCGTAATGCCTGAAATGATCGTGTTGCAGGATGAATGCGATATTGAGTACGATATCGCACTGTATTCTCAATAAGATTTGCTAAATCCTTCGTACTCTTGAAGAGAGAAAGCGCACGACGCTTTACAATAGCATGAGCAATGATCTTTGCCTGTTTTTCTTCACCCAATACATCTAAAATACTGACAAGATCTTCAACAGGAGAAAAATTCACAACATCAGCTGCTGAAACACCTACACCAGACATGCGCATATCCAAAGGACCATCCTTCTGAAAAGAAAATCCTCGATCCGCATTATCAAGCTGCATGGAAGAAACACCTACATCAAAGACTGCGCCATCCAAACCATGAGCCGGAACATACTCAGACAACCGCGAAAAGACTGAATTAAAAATTGAAAACCGTCCTTTTGCTTCCTCAACCAAGGACTGTCCACAGGAAACCGCTAAAGGATCACGATCGAGAGCAATAACTTCTGCTCCAGAATCAAGAAAAGCACGACTATAGCCACCTGCCCCAAAAGTTGCATCAAGGATAACTTTTCCAGGTTTTGGATCAATTATCTTGATAACTTCTGGCAAAAAAACTGGAATATGAAATGGTGACTGATACCCCACTGAAAATGAATTTATGTCTCTTTCCATTGTCATTGCATCCTTTTTCTGACAATTATTATCGAGAAAGTTGTAGTCGACGCTGATTTCTGGCTTGCTCCTGAAAAGCCTGAAAAGTTTCAGGCTTCCATAATTGAAAATGATCCGCTCTGCCTACAAAAGTTACTTCATTCTCAATCATGGTAAACTCTCGAATGAAATCGTTGATGAGCAGTCTTCCTTCAGTATCCAGTTTGAGAAATACACCACCTCCATGTATTAAAAGAGACATTTGCTGAGCTTCCAGTGAAAAAGAATCATATCGGTTAATCTGCTGCTCAAAACGTTCCAAAAGATCACTTCCTCCTACGCTAATTGCAGGAAACAATAAGTCTTGAAAACAATATAGATCTTCAATATTTTGTTCATCCAAAACCGTTCTAAAGACTGCAGGTACAGAAACCCGCCCCTTTAAATCAATCTTTTTCGTCGTATTCGACAAAAAACGGCTCATAATATTTTAACTCTGTCTCCCCTAATGACTTGAAAAATTTCAAAAACCTGAAAAATCTTTTTCGTCACCCCCCGCAAAAATGACTCAGGAACATTTCCTTAACATCAGTTATGGGATAACATGGGATAAGATGGGCGTCAATGGGAATTCATAATAACAATATATTAAACACGAGACAATAATTCCAGAATTCAAGGGATATGACACCCTTTTTAGAAAAAAATTCCAGTTATTTCATAAAATTGAATGATAAAAATGAATTATTTTAAAAAAGCAACCATGTCTTTATAACAAGATTTACGGAATCAATCTATAGGTAGAATGAATTAAAAATCAGTTGGTCTATAAGCCGGGTTCTGTATGGCTTCGATAAAAACCGAAACGTGGTAGCCATTCATCTAGGACGACGTTTACACGGCGTCTCATGCAACCTACCCGGATGACTAGACCGAAAACATGTCTGAAAAAGCATTAAACTTCTCCGCATCATCCCTATTTGGTTTTGCTCCCGACGGGGTTTACCTTGCCATTTTTGTTACCAAAAATGCGGTGGGCTCTTACCCCACCTTTTCATCCTTACCTTTAATTTTAAAGGCGGTTTATTTTCTGTGGCACTATCCCTAAAGTTACCTTTGCCGGATGTTATCCGACGTCGTGTTTCCGTGGAGCCCGGACTTTCCTCACCTCAATCTTTTATGTAGTTTATACTACAAGGAAGCGCGGCTACCCGACCAACTGATACAAATTTAATAACTGAACTATAACAAAAACTCCATAAAAAAATTGTATATTTTTTCATCGTTCTTTGCAAAAATTATAAAACATCAAGAAACACAACTCATGTTCAATGGTTTTATCATGAAGGTTTCCTATACATCCTTTTATAAAAAATATACATTAAATGCATTGGAATCTCTATGTGAGAGATATAAATCTTAATTATTAGACCTTAAATTCAATTTACAAAAGGATAAATGCAAAACATGGACATGTATAAAAAAACTTTTGTTCCGGTGCCCATGTGCTGGGTTGGTCCTATAAAAATAAGCGGCAATATTATGGAGGAAACAATTACTGTACCGCTTGCAACACATGAAACCCCTCTTTGGTATTCTGTAAATCGTGGTGCAAAAATATCCATGCTCTGCCAGGAAGGAATAAGAACAACCTTTATTGATGAACGCATGTCACGTTCTATTTTATTAGAATCCAGTCATGCAGAAGTAGCATTGGCGACAATAAAACAAATAGAACTTCATCGTGATGAAATGCAAATCATTGTTCAAAGCACAAGCAACTTTGCCAAACTTATTGACTTTCATTATCAAATCGCAGCAAATTTATTATTCATACGGTTTGAATTTTTAACCGGTGATGCTGCAGGTCATAATATGGTAACAAAAGCAGCAGAAGCGCTCATGAACTGGATTCTTGTCAAATGGCCTGATTTGCGTTACTGTTCTATTTCTGGAAATCTATGCTCAGATAAAAAAGCAACAGCAGTCAATGGCTTGATGGGGCGTGGAAAAAATATTATCACAGAAATTGTGATTAGCCGCGATATCTGTAAAAAATATCTACGAACATCACCAGAAAAAATAGTAGAACTGAATATTCGAAAAAATCTTATCGGAACTGTATTGGCAGGTGGTGTGCGCTCGGCAAATGCTCATTTTGCCAATATGCTTCTTGCCTTTTACAT
Proteins encoded:
- a CDS encoding hydroxymethylglutaryl-CoA reductase, translating into MDMYKKTFVPVPMCWVGPIKISGNIMEETITVPLATHETPLWYSVNRGAKISMLCQEGIRTTFIDERMSRSILLESSHAEVALATIKQIELHRDEMQIIVQSTSNFAKLIDFHYQIAANLLFIRFEFLTGDAAGHNMVTKAAEALMNWILVKWPDLRYCSISGNLCSDKKATAVNGLMGRGKNIITEIVISRDICKKYLRTSPEKIVELNIRKNLIGTVLAGGVRSANAHFANMLLAFYIATGQDAANIIEGSQGLTHTEIRDDSLYFSCTLPNIILGTIGNGKKSPAIEENLKALGCIEERELGVNSRRLAAICATTVLCGELSLIAAQTNPGELMKSHIHLERA
- the mraZ gene encoding division/cell wall cluster transcriptional repressor MraZ gives rise to the protein MSRFLSNTTKKIDLKGRVSVPAVFRTVLDEQNIEDLYCFQDLLFPAISVGGSDLLERFEQQINRYDSFSLEAQQMSLLIHGGGVFLKLDTEGRLLINDFIREFTMIENEVTFVGRADHFQLWKPETFQAFQEQARNQRRLQLSR
- the rsmH gene encoding 16S rRNA (cytosine(1402)-N(4))-methyltransferase RsmH: MERDINSFSVGYQSPFHIPVFLPEVIKIIDPKPGKVILDATFGAGGYSRAFLDSGAEVIALDRDPLAVSCGQSLVEEAKGRFSIFNSVFSRLSEYVPAHGLDGAVFDVGVSSMQLDNADRGFSFQKDGPLDMRMSGVGVSAADVVNFSPVEDLVSILDVLGEEKQAKIIAHAIVKRRALSLFKSTKDLANLIENTVRYRTQYRIHPATRSFQALRIFVNNELLELAKALFASEHVLKPGGILLVVSFHSLEDRIVKGFFADRSGKVSVSRHMPVPPLRSATFKPFTKGALMACQKDIDLNIRARSAKLRAGIRTSAPSMSADLSFLKLPDLPNLSYLGG